The following proteins come from a genomic window of Bartonella apihabitans:
- a CDS encoding Na+/H+ antiporter gives MESVVVILILLVAVIISGAISRALPLPIPLPLIQIAVGAVVSLAGDMGVKLRPEMFFLLFLPPLLFLDGWRIPKDGLKRDRWTVLEMALGLVVFTVLGVGFFTYWMIPAMPLSVAFALAAIVSPTDPVAVTAIAKRSPIPKRLMHILEGESLLNDASGLVSMRFAVAAAMTGSFSLIAAFGTFLWTAIAGLIIGAATTFCVTWVSNFWNNKFGEETGSHILISLLIPFAAYLAAEQVDASGILAAVAAGISMSFTEDSLRNLALTRIRRLAVWDTVQFVANGVIFVILGEQLPHIVSGAAIVVQETGHHEPIWLVVYVILINVALALLRFIWVWVSLRFTLARAYRRGFKPFVPSWRLVAVTSLAGVRGTVTLAGVLTLPLFLPDGSPFPARDLAIFLATGVILISLVMASISLPFLLKGLELPPEPSHQKEEERAHIAAAEAAIKAVEQAVHNWGEGRSDADLYTSAGARVMSNYRDRLADQNISDADAANTHKIAEIERRLRLEALKAERQTYFAFGRRHQLSEETTAKLIREVDLLETRFSNG, from the coding sequence GTGGAATCGGTTGTCGTGATATTGATATTGCTGGTCGCTGTTATCATCAGCGGCGCAATATCGCGCGCACTTCCATTGCCCATTCCGTTACCGCTTATCCAGATTGCTGTCGGCGCGGTGGTTTCTCTTGCTGGCGATATGGGGGTAAAATTGCGGCCGGAAATGTTTTTCCTGCTGTTTTTACCGCCCCTTTTATTTCTTGACGGTTGGCGCATCCCGAAAGACGGTTTGAAGCGCGACCGCTGGACAGTGCTTGAAATGGCACTGGGGCTTGTTGTCTTTACTGTTCTGGGTGTCGGCTTTTTTACTTATTGGATGATTCCGGCCATGCCACTTTCGGTGGCTTTTGCGCTTGCCGCCATTGTTTCACCGACCGATCCGGTGGCCGTTACAGCAATTGCCAAACGCTCTCCTATCCCGAAGCGTTTGATGCATATTCTGGAAGGTGAATCCCTGTTGAACGATGCGTCCGGTCTTGTTAGTATGCGCTTTGCTGTGGCAGCGGCCATGACCGGCTCCTTTTCGCTCATTGCGGCTTTCGGAACGTTTTTGTGGACAGCCATTGCCGGTCTTATTATCGGAGCGGCAACCACCTTCTGCGTTACTTGGGTGAGCAATTTCTGGAACAATAAATTCGGCGAGGAAACGGGTTCCCACATTCTCATAAGCCTGCTTATTCCTTTTGCTGCCTATCTTGCTGCCGAACAGGTGGACGCATCGGGAATCCTTGCTGCCGTTGCTGCCGGTATTTCCATGAGCTTTACCGAAGACAGTTTGCGCAACCTTGCTTTAACGCGCATTCGCAGGCTTGCTGTCTGGGACACTGTGCAATTTGTTGCCAATGGTGTCATCTTTGTCATTTTGGGCGAACAGCTTCCCCATATTGTGAGCGGTGCGGCAATTGTTGTTCAGGAAACCGGACACCATGAACCGATCTGGCTTGTGGTTTATGTTATTTTAATCAATGTAGCGCTCGCCTTACTCAGATTTATCTGGGTTTGGGTCTCTTTGCGTTTTACGCTTGCCCGTGCTTACCGGCGCGGCTTCAAACCCTTTGTGCCGAGTTGGCGGCTCGTTGCTGTGACATCGCTTGCCGGTGTTCGTGGTACGGTGACCCTTGCCGGTGTTTTGACCTTGCCGCTGTTTTTGCCCGACGGTTCGCCATTTCCCGCCCGCGACCTTGCAATATTTCTCGCAACCGGCGTTATTCTGATTTCGCTTGTCATGGCAAGTATTTCTTTGCCATTTCTCCTCAAAGGTCTGGAATTGCCGCCCGAACCTTCCCACCAGAAGGAAGAAGAACGCGCCCATATTGCGGCTGCCGAAGCGGCTATCAAAGCGGTTGAACAGGCGGTGCACAATTGGGGTGAAGGCCGCAGCGATGCCGACCTTTATACAAGTGCGGGCGCGCGCGTCATGTCGAACTATCGTGATAGACTGGCCGACCAGAATATTTCGGATGCAGATGCAGCCAACACGCACAAGATTGCCGAAATCGAAAGGCGGTTGCGCCTTGAAGCTTTGAAAGCCGAACGCCAAACCTATTTTGCTTTTGGTCGTCGTCACCAGCTTTCGGAAGAAACAACTGCAAAATTGATCCGCGAAGTCGATCTTCTGGAAACCCGTTTTTCAAACGGCTAA
- a CDS encoding ABC transporter ATP-binding protein, with protein MIEISHVSKSYDDNSIIEDLSLKIPKGGMVSIIGPNGAGKSTLLTMISRLLPITKGTITVDGIDVTKAKGSDFAKRLSILRQENTLTARITVEDLVSFGRYPYSHGVLTKEDKTFVDNAISYLGLDPYRKRFLDELSGGQRQRAFVAMVISQNTDYILLDEPLNNLDMRHAVSMMKRLRNAADELGKTIIMVMHDLNFASCYSDLIIALKEGKLVYSGAPENIMKDEILSAIYDIDIKVKDIDGQKIAVYYR; from the coding sequence ATGATTGAAATTAGCCATGTATCCAAAAGCTATGACGACAATAGCATTATCGAGGATTTGTCGCTTAAAATCCCGAAAGGCGGAATGGTTTCGATTATCGGTCCCAATGGTGCGGGTAAATCCACCCTTCTAACCATGATCAGCCGCCTGCTGCCGATCACAAAGGGCACAATTACCGTTGACGGAATTGATGTGACAAAGGCCAAAGGCTCCGATTTTGCCAAACGGCTTTCTATTTTGCGACAGGAAAACACGCTCACAGCGCGCATCACTGTGGAAGATCTTGTAAGTTTCGGCCGCTACCCCTATTCGCATGGTGTTTTGACCAAAGAAGACAAGACATTTGTCGACAATGCCATTAGCTATCTGGGGCTAGACCCCTATCGCAAACGTTTTCTTGATGAATTGTCGGGCGGGCAAAGACAACGCGCTTTTGTTGCCATGGTGATTTCGCAAAATACCGATTATATCCTGCTTGACGAGCCATTGAACAATCTTGATATGCGCCATGCCGTTTCAATGATGAAGCGCCTTCGCAATGCTGCCGACGAATTGGGCAAAACCATCATTATGGTAATGCATGATCTCAATTTTGCTTCTTGCTATTCCGATCTCATCATTGCTTTGAAAGAAGGAAAACTCGTTTATTCCGGTGCACCCGAAAATATCATGAAAGATGAAATCCTTTCGGCAATTTATGATATCGACATCAAGGTCAAAGATATAGACGGGCAGAAAATCGCCGTTTATTACCGCTAG
- a CDS encoding alpha/beta hydrolase has protein sequence MKNIKNIMCRFFKNRPSLFPANGLFTKNVFASANSLTLENAPFQAIVFVREKSLALAKLENLAEARSLESCFSGTRRFISSPRFVREKQGVNVRVERMGIVTGERAGIVMAERTGDIRAEQAGACHLQALPFFCFSFSCLKMSALVVAGLFFGLSCSFANVKNEHTEKMRILTKDIEVVLMDGHIALLAPEEAQNPAGNQEDEKGNKAESPTKTGGENSGKMNPSVGFHGAGNNGSESAVLENADEKSAQGINTAQARNEETIKAGKKHENGEIRRYRLFIAVPEKPAPREGFPLVLLLDGNTTFKPAIKQAPDAVIVAIGYSTDEKKEIVKRRFYDLTSYAPADKIPLREGMEAPKTGGEKEFRSLIEKKILPEIVIKLPVDRNNVTFFGHSLGGLFVMKSFLSAGTHGFSTYCAADPSIWWNGHEFMEKLAAYNKPEGLKSRLLIETSGIKTHHKSVTETNKKPVKDLHSGPMAKMFQRF, from the coding sequence ATGAAAAACATCAAAAACATTATGTGCCGGTTTTTTAAAAACCGGCCTTCCCTGTTTCCGGCAAATGGCCTTTTTACAAAGAATGTTTTTGCTTCGGCAAATTCTTTAACGCTGGAAAACGCTCCTTTTCAGGCAATTGTTTTTGTTCGTGAAAAATCTTTGGCTTTGGCAAAACTTGAAAATTTGGCGGAAGCCCGAAGTTTGGAAAGCTGCTTCTCCGGAACACGCCGGTTTATTTCAAGCCCCCGCTTTGTGAGGGAAAAACAGGGGGTAAATGTTCGGGTAGAAAGAATGGGAATTGTTACGGGAGAAAGGGCGGGAATTGTTATGGCTGAAAGGACAGGAGATATTCGGGCAGAACAGGCGGGCGCTTGCCACTTGCAAGCCTTGCCATTTTTTTGCTTTTCATTTTCCTGCTTGAAGATGTCTGCTCTTGTTGTTGCCGGCCTTTTTTTCGGCCTTTCCTGTAGTTTTGCGAATGTGAAAAACGAACATACAGAAAAAATGCGCATCCTCACCAAAGATATAGAAGTTGTTTTGATGGATGGACATATTGCTTTGTTAGCACCTGAAGAAGCGCAAAATCCGGCTGGCAACCAAGAAGATGAAAAGGGAAACAAAGCAGAAAGCCCGACAAAAACCGGCGGGGAAAATTCGGGTAAAATGAATCCAAGCGTCGGGTTTCATGGCGCCGGGAATAACGGTTCTGAGAGCGCCGTGCTTGAAAATGCTGATGAAAAAAGTGCTCAAGGGATAAACACCGCACAGGCAAGAAACGAAGAAACAATCAAGGCCGGAAAGAAGCACGAAAACGGCGAGATAAGGCGCTATCGCCTGTTTATTGCTGTGCCGGAAAAGCCGGCACCAAGAGAGGGCTTTCCGCTTGTTTTACTCCTTGATGGCAACACGACATTCAAGCCCGCAATCAAGCAAGCACCCGATGCCGTAATTGTGGCAATCGGCTATTCCACTGACGAGAAAAAAGAGATTGTGAAACGCCGTTTTTATGACCTCACCTCTTACGCACCGGCCGATAAAATTCCGCTTCGAGAAGGCATGGAAGCGCCGAAAACCGGCGGTGAAAAGGAATTTCGCAGCCTTATCGAAAAAAAGATTTTGCCGGAAATAGTGATAAAATTGCCAGTCGACCGCAACAATGTCACCTTCTTTGGTCATTCGCTTGGCGGGCTTTTTGTGATGAAGAGTTTTTTATCGGCGGGCACTCACGGTTTTTCTACCTATTGCGCTGCCGACCCGTCTATCTGGTGGAACGGCCATGAATTTATGGAAAAACTTGCCGCCTATAACAAGCCGGAAGGGTTAAAATCACGACTATTGATTGAAACATCGGGCATTAAAACCCATCATAAGAGTGTGACTGAAACGAATAAAAAGCCGGTTAAGGATTTACATTCCGGCCCAATGGCAAAGATGTTTCAGAGATTTTGA
- a CDS encoding siderophore ABC transporter substrate-binding protein — translation MINRRNTLAALLFGALASVLSFQSPASADVVIKHAAGETSIPDSPKRVVVFDLATLDNMNRLKIDNIVGVPEGIKPKYLEQYNDAKYTKVGTLFEPNYETVASLKPDLIIIAGRSAPKFNDLAKIAPTIDLSVNNNHYLADVDRNVTILGQIFNKQKEAKDEIDSLNKKLEEVRKVAADKGTGLLVLTTGGKISAFGPGSRFGLLHSGFGVKPANDKLEVGNHGQMISPEFILETNPDWLFVIDRDAAIGREGESAAKLLDNALINKTKAAENKHIVYLDPQNWYLIGGGLSGLHETADQLDDVFSKAK, via the coding sequence ATGATTAATAGACGCAATACTCTCGCCGCACTGCTCTTTGGTGCACTGGCTTCCGTTTTGTCATTTCAATCACCGGCAAGTGCCGATGTTGTCATCAAACATGCCGCCGGTGAAACCTCTATTCCCGATAGTCCGAAACGGGTTGTGGTGTTCGACCTTGCCACGCTCGACAATATGAACCGGTTAAAAATTGATAATATTGTGGGTGTACCGGAAGGGATAAAGCCGAAATATCTTGAGCAATATAATGATGCAAAATACACCAAGGTCGGAACCTTGTTTGAACCCAATTACGAGACAGTGGCAAGCCTGAAACCTGATCTTATTATTATTGCCGGCCGTTCGGCACCGAAATTCAACGATCTTGCAAAAATTGCTCCGACAATCGATTTGTCAGTCAACAACAATCATTATCTTGCCGATGTTGATCGCAATGTGACAATTTTAGGCCAGATTTTTAACAAGCAGAAAGAAGCAAAAGACGAAATCGACAGCCTCAACAAAAAGCTTGAAGAAGTAAGGAAAGTTGCGGCTGACAAAGGAACAGGCCTTCTTGTTCTGACCACCGGTGGCAAAATTTCTGCCTTCGGGCCGGGGTCGCGTTTCGGCCTGCTGCATTCCGGTTTTGGTGTCAAACCGGCCAATGACAAACTGGAAGTAGGAAATCACGGGCAGATGATTTCACCCGAATTCATTTTGGAAACCAATCCGGACTGGCTCTTTGTGATCGACCGTGATGCAGCAATTGGCCGCGAAGGGGAATCGGCTGCAAAATTGCTTGATAACGCCCTTATCAACAAAACCAAAGCAGCAGAGAACAAGCATATCGTTTATCTCGACCCGCAAAACTGGTATCTTATCGGTGGCGGACTTTCGGGTCTTCATGAGACAGCCGATCAACTTGATGACGTATTTTCCAAAGCAAAATAA
- a CDS encoding MFS transporter — protein sequence MNTNAEVTRSYKLTAIFAICLGVIMAMIDTGITNTALPTIAQEFKTSEASTVWAVTAYLLSMVAMTLPFASLGEVIGFRIIFIVGLLVFTLASLLCGLSWSLPTLVGARILQGIGAAGILSTNLPLIRFTFPPQKLGVGLGINAICMGVGFSLGPTLASLILWFTTWHWLFLMNVPLGIVALAISFHSLPKTPLSHYRFDNLAACFCGIGFAALIFGIGESAHRQPLSMIIPTFVISFVAIAALIIRQKNHPAPFLAFDLFSSRIFTLSILAVLFAFIAQGIAFVALPFSFQMLMHKSQFATGFLIAPWPACAALTSTFTGRLSDHFSPVLLVAIGMFLCASGMFSLSLLGEGTPMFVIVICMMVCGSGMGFFNAPNQRVIMLSAPADRSGAAGGIMGIARLIGQSVGSTLVAFFLIVSSHYGSRYALWCGTICFLLAVLTGGLRLTSGKAKKS from the coding sequence GTGAATACAAATGCTGAAGTGACAAGATCCTATAAATTGACCGCTATTTTTGCGATTTGTCTCGGCGTTATCATGGCAATGATCGACACCGGTATTACCAATACCGCCCTTCCCACAATTGCGCAGGAATTCAAAACCAGTGAAGCTTCAACCGTTTGGGCGGTGACAGCCTATCTCCTTTCCATGGTTGCAATGACACTTCCTTTCGCAAGCCTTGGCGAGGTGATCGGCTTTCGCATTATCTTCATTGTCGGGCTTCTGGTTTTTACCCTCGCCTCGCTTCTTTGCGGGCTATCATGGTCACTTCCAACACTGGTTGGCGCACGCATTTTGCAAGGTATTGGCGCAGCCGGAATATTGAGTACCAACCTTCCCCTTATCCGCTTTACCTTTCCGCCGCAAAAATTGGGTGTCGGGCTTGGTATCAATGCCATTTGCATGGGGGTGGGCTTTTCTTTGGGGCCGACACTGGCCTCGCTTATTTTGTGGTTTACCACCTGGCACTGGCTGTTTTTGATGAATGTTCCGCTCGGCATTGTGGCGCTTGCCATATCCTTCCATTCACTGCCAAAAACGCCTTTGAGCCACTATCGTTTTGATAATCTTGCCGCCTGTTTTTGCGGTATCGGTTTTGCCGCTCTTATTTTCGGCATTGGTGAATCTGCACACCGCCAGCCGCTTTCCATGATTATTCCGACCTTTGTCATTTCATTTGTTGCCATTGCTGCGCTTATCATCCGCCAGAAAAACCACCCTGCCCCGTTTTTGGCCTTTGATCTTTTTTCTTCGCGAATTTTTACCCTTTCCATTCTTGCCGTCCTTTTTGCCTTTATCGCGCAAGGGATTGCTTTCGTGGCGCTTCCCTTTTCGTTCCAGATGCTGATGCATAAAAGCCAGTTTGCCACCGGCTTTCTGATTGCGCCGTGGCCTGCTTGTGCGGCGCTCACTTCAACCTTTACCGGCAGGCTTTCCGACCATTTTTCACCGGTTCTGCTTGTTGCGATCGGCATGTTTTTATGCGCAAGCGGCATGTTTTCCTTAAGCCTTCTTGGTGAAGGAACGCCGATGTTTGTGATTGTCATTTGCATGATGGTGTGTGGTTCCGGCATGGGCTTTTTCAATGCGCCCAACCAGCGCGTTATCATGCTTTCAGCGCCTGCCGACAGAAGTGGCGCTGCCGGTGGTATTATGGGCATAGCAAGGCTTATCGGCCAATCGGTGGGAAGTACACTTGTTGCATTCTTCCTGATTGTCTCTTCCCATTACGGCTCGCGCTATGCTTTGTGGTGCGGCACAATCTGTTTTTTACTCGCTGTATTGACAGGTGGCTTGCGGCTCACAAGCGGAAAAGCAAAAAAATCATAA
- a CDS encoding S24 family peptidase: MREARLKAGFSSATKAADAIGVSHSTYRAHENGQNDFGPEEAAIYGRKFGVSASYLLTGENGAKHKIVSSFDPDIPDRIDSDVKTRLQLKDGEIPEIDVKAGMGAGGDIMIVNGASNAVQISTEVIKDFWRLPESLLAKLNVVASNVAVLPAYGDSMSPTIHDGDAVFIDISHRVPSPPGIYALADELGGVIIKRLEVVSRPGADEIEVEVISDNPHHKPRILNLSEITILGRYIGRFTR; the protein is encoded by the coding sequence TTGCGCGAAGCACGGCTGAAAGCGGGCTTTTCATCTGCAACGAAAGCTGCGGATGCAATTGGCGTGAGTCATTCGACCTATCGGGCTCATGAAAACGGGCAGAATGATTTCGGGCCTGAAGAGGCCGCCATTTATGGCCGCAAATTCGGCGTAAGCGCATCCTATCTTTTGACAGGTGAAAACGGCGCAAAACACAAAATCGTATCAAGTTTTGATCCTGATATTCCTGACCGGATTGATAGCGATGTCAAAACAAGGTTGCAATTGAAAGACGGTGAAATTCCCGAAATTGATGTCAAGGCCGGCATGGGTGCGGGCGGGGATATTATGATCGTCAACGGTGCAAGCAACGCCGTCCAGATTTCGACAGAAGTAATAAAGGATTTTTGGCGTTTGCCGGAAAGCCTGTTGGCAAAACTCAATGTTGTCGCGTCCAATGTTGCCGTTCTTCCCGCTTATGGGGATAGCATGTCGCCCACCATTCATGATGGCGATGCGGTGTTTATCGACATATCGCACCGTGTTCCGTCACCTCCGGGAATTTATGCGCTGGCTGACGAGCTTGGTGGCGTTATCATCAAGCGGCTGGAAGTTGTCTCCCGCCCCGGTGCGGATGAAATCGAGGTCGAGGTTATATCGGATAATCCCCACCACAAACCGCGCATTCTGAATTTAAGCGAAATCACCATTCTTGGCCGCTATATCGGCCGTTTTACGCGCTAA
- a CDS encoding iron chelate uptake ABC transporter family permease subunit codes for MSVVIWPFRLGKLVSLILIAYTIAVSTVLFQTVSNNRILTPSIMGFDQLYILIQTVVVYFVGSTVIYGVSDEVRFLVVALILTLFSTSLFTWLFSGTIKGLHMTLLIGVVFGGLFFSLRMLLQLQLNPDEAVNLTDVMFANFNRFNTNLIGIAVIIVVIVSLIGWRMRYLFDVLALGRDMAINLGVDYKQAVTRILVLVSIMVAVSTALVGPVTFFGLLVASLAYQFTPTAKHMSVLPVAILLSIIFLVGGQFILEQLFNMASRLSFIIEFVGGIVFLTLLIKGKLR; via the coding sequence ATGTCGGTTGTGATCTGGCCGTTCCGTTTGGGCAAACTCGTTTCGCTTATTCTGATTGCCTATACCATTGCTGTCTCGACGGTGCTTTTCCAGACGGTTTCCAACAACCGGATTCTTACCCCATCGATTATGGGGTTTGACCAGCTTTATATCCTCATCCAGACGGTGGTTGTCTATTTTGTCGGCTCGACCGTTATTTACGGGGTAAGCGACGAAGTGCGTTTTCTCGTTGTGGCGCTCATTCTGACACTGTTTTCGACAAGCCTTTTCACATGGCTCTTTTCGGGAACCATCAAGGGGCTACACATGACGCTTTTGATCGGCGTTGTGTTTGGCGGCCTGTTCTTCAGCTTGCGCATGTTGTTGCAATTGCAGTTAAACCCCGATGAGGCGGTCAACCTCACCGATGTGATGTTTGCCAATTTCAACCGCTTCAACACCAATCTGATCGGCATTGCAGTAATTATTGTTGTGATTGTTTCGCTGATCGGCTGGCGTATGCGCTATCTTTTCGATGTGCTGGCACTGGGGCGCGATATGGCAATCAATCTCGGTGTCGATTATAAACAGGCCGTCACGCGCATTCTTGTGCTGGTTTCGATTATGGTTGCCGTTTCAACCGCACTTGTGGGACCGGTCACCTTTTTCGGTCTTCTGGTTGCAAGCCTTGCCTACCAGTTTACGCCGACTGCCAAACATATGAGCGTGTTGCCGGTTGCCATTCTGCTTTCGATTATTTTCCTTGTCGGCGGGCAATTCATTCTTGAACAGCTTTTCAATATGGCAAGCCGGTTGAGCTTTATTATCGAATTTGTCGGCGGCATTGTGTTTTTGACCCTGCTCATCAAGGGAAAATTGAGATGA
- a CDS encoding ABC transporter permease translates to MFFNRVKIDVRSLIIGITVIIVLSIISMFLGFSSVTLSGLLAGDEHSFLVFFQTRVPRTIALILSGASLALAGMIMQMLTRNRFVEPSTAGTVESASLGILVVMIFAPGLDVILKMLVAALFALFGSLIFMFLLRQIPLKSVLIVPLTGIMLGYVIGALTNGIADQEMLLPSLQSYLFGSFSMVVEGKYELLWLSLPLCLVAYLAADRFTVAGFGEDFSSNLGLDYKKVMLFGLVIISMITATVICTVGRIPFIGLVVPNIVSIVMGDNMRRTAPFVMITGAGLVLTCDILGRLMSKSAEIPVGTIMGVLGSVLFIALLLKWRKRLG, encoded by the coding sequence ATGTTTTTTAATCGGGTAAAGATTGACGTGCGCTCTCTTATTATTGGCATAACGGTTATTATCGTCCTGTCGATTATCAGTATGTTTCTGGGGTTTTCCAGTGTTACCCTCTCCGGCCTTCTTGCCGGTGACGAGCACAGCTTTCTTGTATTTTTCCAAACCCGTGTTCCGCGCACCATTGCGCTTATTCTTTCCGGCGCTTCTCTTGCCCTTGCCGGCATGATTATGCAAATGCTGACAAGGAACCGTTTTGTTGAACCTTCAACAGCGGGAACCGTTGAATCGGCCTCGCTCGGCATTCTTGTGGTGATGATATTTGCCCCCGGTCTTGATGTGATTTTAAAAATGCTGGTGGCAGCCCTTTTTGCGCTTTTCGGCTCGCTCATTTTCATGTTTTTATTGCGGCAAATCCCGCTTAAATCCGTGCTGATTGTGCCGCTAACGGGTATCATGCTCGGCTATGTAATTGGCGCACTCACAAATGGCATTGCCGATCAGGAAATGCTTTTGCCATCGCTGCAATCCTACCTCTTTGGCAGCTTTTCCATGGTGGTTGAAGGCAAATATGAACTATTATGGCTGTCGTTGCCGCTTTGCCTTGTTGCCTATCTTGCGGCCGACCGTTTTACTGTTGCCGGTTTTGGCGAGGATTTTTCCAGTAATCTCGGCCTTGATTATAAAAAAGTTATGCTTTTCGGCCTTGTCATTATTTCCATGATAACGGCAACCGTTATCTGCACCGTCGGGCGGATACCCTTTATCGGCCTTGTCGTGCCCAATATCGTCTCCATTGTCATGGGCGACAATATGCGCCGCACAGCACCTTTTGTCATGATAACCGGTGCGGGACTGGTTTTGACCTGCGACATTCTTGGCCGGTTGATGAGCAAATCGGCAGAAATACCTGTTGGAACCATTATGGGCGTGCTTGGCAGTGTGCTTTTTATCGCACTTCTCTTGAAATGGAGAAAGCGCCTTGGCTAG